In Montipora foliosa isolate CH-2021 chromosome 13, ASM3666993v2, whole genome shotgun sequence, one DNA window encodes the following:
- the LOC137981493 gene encoding calsequestrin-1-like encodes MKTLILVVHVALFFHAAYQTDEHWDELRKEEERLPHYLKDDGIRRVAKLDKIHFNKTLKASRMLVVLFYLANRGDQEADNSWKTDEKMLEIVARVLQPEGVNIGSVNVEGSMELAQTLGVKYSGAIMIFHRGKKIEYFGHRSADILVGYLHKMFEPPVTPIESKKQKLSFDDVDGSKVIGFLEKDSSELKAFEDAATQHQPLLPFFVVWDKKLAKAMRLKKPNSIQLLKPYEKPVNFPPGQAITEENINGFIEENKKNVLTKIRLEDIHDTWSTSIEGYLVTAFVRLETNAGAQFFSVVKSLAKRYGNNKKLHFLWVDPDPFPTMRDYWQKSYNIDVNSPMIGVIEPKLGKSSWFERKGKETKLRHLQQWVEDILAGKVELKEPVKSTKSTQGEKTEEMNRKEEL; translated from the exons ATGAAGACTTTGATTCTGGTAGTTCACGTTGCACTCTTTTTTCACGCTGCATATCAAACAGATGAACACTGGGATGAGCTTCGAAAGGAAGAAGAACGCTTACCACATTACCTGAAGGACGATGGCATCCGCAGGGTGGCGAAGCTCGATAAGATCCATTTCAACAAGACATTGAAAGCCAGTCGCATGCTAGTAGTATTGTTTTACTTAGCTAACAGGGGCGATCAGGAGGCAGATAACTCGTGGAAAACAGACGAAAAAATGTTAGAG ATTGTAGCTCGGGTTCTTCAGCCAGAGGGCGTAAATATCGGCAGTGTCAACGTTGAAGGTAGCATGGAGTTGGCTCAAACCTTGG GTGTCAAATACTCTGGTGCGATTATGATTTTCCATAGAGGAAAGAAAATCGAATATTTTGGACACAG GTCCGCAGACATTCTTGTGGGATATCTGCACAAG ATGTTTGAGCCTCCAGTGACTCCTATAGAAAGCAAAAAACAGAAACTTTCATTTGATGATGTCGATGGCAGTAAAGTCATAGGATTCTTAGAAAAGGATTCATCAG AATTAAAAGCATTTGAAGATGCAGCTACACAACACCAACCACTGTTGCCATTCTTTGTCGTTTGGGATAAGAAG ctTGCCAAGGCAATGAGACTCAAGAAGCCAAACAGCATTCAACTGTTGAAGCCATACGAAAAACCTGTTAACTTTCCACCTGGTCAG GCCATTACAGAAGAGAATATAAACGGCTTCATCGAGGAGAACAAAAA AAATGTTTTGACGAAAATAAGGCTGGAAGATATTCACGATACTTGG TCTACTAGTATCGAAGGCTACCTGGTCACAGCGTTTGTAAGACTAGAAACTAACG CCGGGGCACAGTTCTTCTCGGTGGTGAAGTCCCTTGCGAAGCGTTACGGAAACAACAAGAAATTACACTTCCTTTGGGTCGATCCAGATCCTTTTCCAACG ATGCGAGATTACTGGCAGAAGTCTTACAATATAGATGTTAACTCCCCGATGATTGGCGTTATAGAACCGAAACTG GGCAAAAGTTCCTGGTTTGAGAGGAAAGGCAAGGAGACCAAACTTCGCCATCTGCAACAATGGGTGGAAGATATTCTGGCTGGAAAAGTTGAACTAAAGGAACCAGTAAAATCCACGAAAAGCACACAAGGAGAAAAGACCGAAGAGATGAACAGGAAAGAGGAACTCTGA